A part of Desulfotomaculum nigrificans DSM 574 genomic DNA contains:
- a CDS encoding PTS sugar transporter subunit IIA, translated as MKLVEILKHETIQLSLDVKTKEECIQQMAEQMVKTGAVTNKEAYVQTVLEREQKGTTGVGFGVAIPHGKSDGVAAPALGFAKLAHPVDWQSLDGNPVSIVFLIAVPAEQAGNEHLQILAAIARKLIHEEFRNRLKEAKSPEEVLQVLETV; from the coding sequence GTGAAGTTAGTGGAAATCCTTAAACATGAAACCATTCAGCTTTCCCTGGATGTTAAAACTAAAGAAGAGTGTATTCAACAAATGGCTGAGCAAATGGTCAAAACGGGGGCTGTCACCAACAAAGAGGCCTATGTACAAACGGTATTAGAACGTGAGCAAAAGGGAACAACAGGGGTCGGTTTCGGAGTGGCGATTCCCCATGGCAAATCTGACGGGGTAGCTGCGCCGGCATTAGGATTTGCCAAACTGGCCCACCCCGTTGATTGGCAATCACTTGATGGCAATCCGGTATCCATTGTGTTTTTAATTGCTGTTCCGGCAGAACAGGCGGGAAATGAACATTTACAAATTTTAGCTGCCATTGCTCGTAAACTCATCCACGAAGAATTTCGGAACCGGCTAAAGGAAGCTAAGTCACCGGAAGAAGTTTTGCAGGTATTAGAGACAGTTTAA
- a CDS encoding PTS fructose transporter subunit IIC, producing the protein MKKILAVTACPTGIAHTYMSAEALKKAAEEKNIELKVETRGAVGVENALTEEDIAEAHAIIIAADTDVDEGRFGDKPVVKVSVSEAIKNPGKLLDEALNKKPATRDYVAEIEKTKAERSAQRTGVYKHLMNGVSYMIPLVAAGGLIIAISFIFGIEAFKEKGTLAAALMDIGGNSAFALMVPILAGFIAHSIAEKPGLAPGLVGGMLASKIGAGFLGGIIAGFVAGYIAKWLKDTIKVPKNLEGLKPVLIIPFLATLTTGLLMIYVIGGPVKAIMDGLTKWLSGLTGTNAVILGLILGAMMAFDMGGPVNKAAYTFAVGLLGSAIYEPMAAVMAAGMTPPLGLWLATVLSPKKYTPEEREAGKAAAALGISFITEGAIPFAAADPLRVIPAIMAGSAVTGALSMLFGATLRAPHGGIFVLPIPHAVGNLFMYVVAIIIGTVITAILVNLLKRPANATEV; encoded by the coding sequence ATGAAAAAGATTTTGGCCGTTACAGCATGTCCTACCGGTATCGCCCACACATACATGTCTGCGGAAGCACTTAAGAAAGCAGCCGAAGAAAAAAATATAGAACTTAAGGTGGAAACCCGCGGGGCCGTTGGTGTGGAAAATGCTTTAACAGAAGAGGATATCGCCGAGGCTCACGCTATCATTATCGCAGCGGATACCGATGTTGATGAGGGACGTTTTGGTGATAAACCTGTGGTTAAAGTGTCGGTTAGCGAGGCCATTAAGAATCCCGGAAAACTGTTGGATGAGGCGCTGAATAAAAAACCAGCTACCAGGGATTACGTGGCAGAAATAGAAAAAACAAAGGCTGAACGCAGCGCCCAGCGCACCGGTGTATATAAACACCTGATGAACGGTGTTTCCTACATGATTCCGCTGGTGGCGGCCGGGGGATTAATTATTGCTATCTCATTTATCTTTGGTATTGAGGCCTTCAAAGAAAAAGGAACACTGGCTGCGGCATTAATGGACATCGGCGGCAATTCAGCCTTTGCCTTAATGGTACCGATTCTGGCCGGTTTTATTGCTCATTCCATTGCCGAAAAACCCGGGCTGGCACCCGGACTGGTAGGTGGTATGCTGGCGTCAAAAATTGGCGCGGGTTTTCTGGGCGGCATTATTGCCGGTTTTGTTGCCGGCTATATTGCCAAATGGTTGAAAGACACAATTAAAGTGCCAAAGAATCTGGAAGGTTTAAAACCGGTATTAATCATACCTTTCTTAGCCACATTAACAACCGGTCTGCTTATGATTTATGTCATCGGGGGTCCCGTAAAGGCTATTATGGATGGTCTGACAAAGTGGCTAAGCGGGTTAACCGGAACCAATGCCGTTATCCTTGGGCTTATTTTAGGGGCCATGATGGCCTTCGATATGGGTGGCCCGGTAAATAAAGCAGCCTATACCTTTGCTGTGGGACTCTTAGGAAGTGCAATTTATGAACCTATGGCAGCTGTTATGGCAGCCGGCATGACACCGCCTTTAGGTTTATGGCTGGCGACAGTTCTTTCACCCAAGAAATACACACCGGAAGAAAGAGAAGCAGGCAAAGCAGCTGCCGCCCTTGGCATTTCTTTCATTACAGAAGGAGCAATACCATTTGCCGCGGCCGATCCGCTCCGGGTAATCCCAGCCATTATGGCCGGTTCCGCAGTAACAGGTGCACTTTCTATGTTGTTTGGCGCAACTTTGCGCGCACCCCACGGTGGCATTTTTGTCTTACCGATACCACACGCTGTAGGGAACTTGTTCATGTATGTGGTGGCCATAATTATCGGAACTGTAATTACGGCCATACTGGTAAATCTTTTAAAACGGCCTGCAAATGCTACTGAAGTATAA
- the pfkB gene encoding 1-phosphofructokinase yields MLSKVVTVTLNPALDKTVTVPRLEVGGLNRVEQIRFDPGGKGVNVAKVLKKFSIDVIATGFIGSSQGGVIQKSLKDLGITTGFVEVQGATRTNLKIVDNNTKVTTEINEPGFAVLAEDLAKFRDKLSYFLQDASCLVLGGSLPRGVPEDIYQDYITMAGEKNVKTILDADGMALTEGIKARPFAVKPNIHELERLVGRSLATEKDIVAAGQELIHQGIMVVVISMGSKGAIVLDKEEAYYVKPFPITPQSTVGAGDSMVAAMTYAFLKNKPLAEVARWATAAGTVTASKAGTEVCSLTEVERLLNEVQVIRI; encoded by the coding sequence ATGCTGTCAAAAGTTGTAACCGTCACGCTTAACCCTGCTCTAGATAAAACTGTTACTGTTCCACGATTGGAAGTCGGGGGTCTAAACCGCGTCGAACAAATACGTTTTGATCCCGGTGGAAAAGGTGTTAATGTAGCAAAGGTTCTAAAAAAATTTTCTATTGATGTAATTGCTACCGGATTTATCGGGAGTTCTCAAGGAGGGGTTATTCAAAAAAGTTTAAAAGATTTAGGGATCACAACAGGATTTGTGGAAGTTCAGGGGGCAACGCGTACCAATTTAAAAATTGTTGATAATAATACCAAAGTAACAACAGAAATTAACGAGCCGGGTTTTGCGGTGTTGGCCGAAGATTTAGCAAAATTTCGCGATAAACTATCTTATTTTCTGCAGGATGCATCGTGTCTTGTGCTTGGAGGAAGTTTACCCCGGGGAGTGCCGGAGGATATTTATCAGGATTATATTACTATGGCCGGAGAGAAAAATGTTAAAACAATTCTTGATGCGGATGGGATGGCATTAACAGAAGGCATTAAAGCACGCCCCTTTGCAGTGAAGCCTAACATCCATGAGCTTGAACGGTTAGTAGGACGTTCGTTGGCAACCGAGAAGGATATTGTTGCCGCCGGTCAAGAGCTGATCCATCAAGGGATTATGGTTGTTGTGATTTCCATGGGTAGCAAGGGAGCGATCGTCCTGGATAAAGAAGAAGCTTATTACGTAAAACCTTTCCCCATTACTCCGCAGAGTACTGTGGGAGCGGGAGATTCGATGGTTGCGGCCATGACCTATGCTTTCCTGAAAAATAAACCATTGGCAGAAGTGGCGCGCTGGGCCACCGCAGCAGGTACGGTGACAGCTTCTAAAGCAGGCACGGAAGTATGTTCCTTGACCGAAGTAGAGCGTTTATTAAATGAGGTTCAGGTTATAAGAATCTAA
- a CDS encoding DeoR/GlpR family DNA-binding transcription regulator, translating to MYGEERKKVILDYIQNHGRASVQELTEIFQVSESTIRRDLKELEEARLLKRTHGGALSLQSVNFEPTLGEKEITFLEEKRAIAKKALELIREGDTILLDAGTTTFELAKQLKSFSKLVVVTNAVNIFQELITHPGIELIIIGGTLRKETLAMVGPMAEQALSMIRVDKLFLATNGLDVEAGLTTPNLIEAATKRKMINIAKQVILLADHSKVGVITQAKITDVNEIHQIILDDAADEHFIKQLKTLGIKVHLVYP from the coding sequence TTGTACGGTGAAGAGCGAAAGAAAGTAATTTTAGATTATATTCAAAATCATGGAAGGGCATCTGTACAGGAACTCACGGAAATTTTTCAGGTTTCCGAATCAACAATTCGCCGTGACCTCAAAGAATTGGAAGAAGCCCGGCTTTTAAAACGAACACACGGCGGTGCTTTATCTTTACAAAGCGTAAATTTTGAGCCTACGCTTGGTGAAAAAGAAATAACGTTTTTAGAAGAAAAGCGTGCCATTGCTAAAAAGGCGCTGGAACTAATCAGAGAGGGAGACACGATCTTACTGGATGCCGGCACAACCACCTTTGAGCTGGCTAAACAACTTAAATCCTTTTCCAAATTAGTGGTTGTTACCAATGCTGTTAATATCTTTCAAGAATTAATTACCCACCCTGGCATTGAACTGATAATAATAGGAGGGACACTAAGAAAAGAAACTCTGGCGATGGTCGGACCTATGGCTGAACAAGCCTTAAGCATGATTCGTGTGGACAAATTGTTTTTAGCCACGAACGGATTGGATGTGGAAGCAGGCCTGACAACTCCAAATTTAATAGAAGCAGCTACAAAGAGAAAAATGATAAATATTGCCAAGCAGGTTATTTTATTAGCGGACCATAGTAAAGTGGGGGTAATAACTCAAGCCAAAATAACAGATGTTAATGAGATCCATCAAATTATTTTAGATGATGCGGCAGATGAGCACTTTATCAAGCAACTAAAAACATTAGGCATAAAAGTACACCTTGTCTACCCATAG
- a CDS encoding secondary thiamine-phosphate synthase enzyme YjbQ, which yields MLHKIHIQTTSRDQMIDITDQVRAVVRQEKVKDGVVTVYCPHTTAGVTINENADPDVVRDLLMRLDEVYPWVHPQYRHTEGNSAAHLKASTMGASQSVPVADGQLVLGTWQGIYFCEFDGPRRRTFYVKVQKD from the coding sequence ATGCTTCATAAAATCCATATCCAAACTACAAGTCGTGACCAGATGATTGATATTACCGATCAGGTGAGAGCGGTGGTCCGGCAAGAAAAGGTCAAGGATGGGGTGGTGACTGTCTACTGTCCCCATACTACCGCCGGCGTCACCATAAACGAAAATGCTGACCCTGATGTGGTACGGGACCTGTTGATGCGGTTGGATGAAGTCTATCCCTGGGTGCATCCCCAATACCGTCATACCGAAGGTAATTCGGCCGCTCACTTAAAGGCAAGTACCATGGGAGCTTCTCAATCAGTTCCGGTGGCAGACGGCCAGCTGGTCCTGGGGACATGGCAGGGGATTTATTTCTGTGAGTTTGACGGCCCCCGGAGGCGGACCTTTTATGTCAAAGTACAAAAAGATTAA
- a CDS encoding AEC family transporter gives MEIKTKLIYMLIDLVLPLAIGYFCRSKSWGSDSFFRRLIDVSILVIYPVLSVLTFWVLSLNYELIWLPIFGMLLSVIPGIAAYLRVRNKYPNELDKGSYIICAMLSNIGTLGGLCAFIVYGEVGFAYTQLVLVLQNVVVFMFCFPLAQYFYQKSLHQDIKKQSLSAMFFNRNQLPVIGMAIGILLKLMGVPRPGIAGVMVDPLVHIAAWTALLPVGHSIDFTEMRKYYTGIIDLIPIKFIVTPALAYLLARMVISDHTALNTILILASMPTAINAVVAVKIYNLNLNIAMAAFVLTTAVFLVAGFPILFFWLNMR, from the coding sequence GTGGAGATAAAAACAAAGTTAATATATATGCTTATCGACCTTGTCTTGCCGTTGGCAATTGGCTATTTTTGCCGGTCTAAGTCATGGGGCAGCGATAGTTTTTTTAGAAGACTGATTGACGTCAGTATATTGGTTATATATCCGGTGTTATCGGTTTTGACTTTTTGGGTATTATCCTTAAATTATGAATTAATCTGGCTGCCCATCTTTGGCATGTTGCTTAGCGTCATCCCCGGGATAGCAGCGTACTTGCGGGTGAGAAATAAATATCCCAATGAACTGGATAAAGGCAGTTATATTATCTGCGCCATGCTGTCCAATATCGGAACGTTGGGTGGACTGTGCGCATTTATTGTATACGGGGAGGTCGGCTTTGCTTATACCCAGCTGGTTCTGGTGTTGCAGAACGTTGTTGTCTTCATGTTCTGCTTTCCGCTGGCCCAATATTTTTACCAAAAGAGCCTTCATCAAGATATAAAAAAGCAGTCGCTATCCGCTATGTTTTTCAACCGTAATCAGCTACCGGTCATAGGCATGGCGATAGGTATCCTGCTAAAGTTAATGGGTGTACCGCGTCCGGGTATTGCTGGCGTAATGGTTGATCCTTTGGTGCATATTGCTGCGTGGACGGCTCTTTTACCGGTTGGCCACTCAATTGACTTCACGGAAATGCGTAAATATTACACGGGTATCATCGATCTTATTCCCATTAAATTTATTGTAACTCCTGCACTGGCATATCTCTTAGCCAGAATGGTCATTTCCGACCACACGGCGTTAAATACAATCCTAATTTTGGCCAGTATGCCGACGGCAATTAATGCCGTTGTAGCCGTAAAAATATATAACTTGAATCTGAATATTGCCATGGCAGCATTTGTCCTTACTACAGCGGTATTTTTAGTGGCTGGGTTTCCTATATTATTTTTCTGGCTTAATATGCGCTAG